The Lycium barbarum isolate Lr01 chromosome 12, ASM1917538v2, whole genome shotgun sequence genome includes a region encoding these proteins:
- the LOC132622865 gene encoding uncharacterized protein LOC132622865, producing the protein MAEAGQDEEEHTTFPLKRKPRDIPAGEVEVEEEEAIANSHEDDDVNKKQKLSTTASSLAQDEEEEDEDEEDYEGEDDEEEEEEDEPSNGEVEVDRKGKGILRDDKGKGKMIEEEDDADDDSSDFGSQSDVDTDTDLSDDLLAEVDLGNIIPSRTRRRTHQPSLKISDDPVKPDA; encoded by the coding sequence ATGGCAGAAGCAGGGCAAGACGAAGAAGAACACACAACATTCCCCTTAAAAAGAAAGCCCCGAGATATTCCTGCTGGAGAAGTAgaagtagaagaagaagaagccattgcCAACTCTCACGAAGACGACGATGTAAACAAGAAGCAAAAACTCTCCACTACTGCTTCTTCACTCGCGcaggacgaagaagaagaagacgaagacGAAGAGGACTATGAAGGTGAGGATgacgaggaggaggaggaggaggatgaGCCGTCTAATGGTGAGGTGGAAGTGGATCGTAAGGGAAAGGGGATTTTAAGGGATGACAAGGGCAAGGGGAAGATGATTGAGGAGGAGGATGATGCTGATGATGATTCTAGTGATTTTGGAAGCCAATCTGATGTTGACACTGATACTGACCTCTCTGATGACCTACTGGCCGAGGTCGATTTGGGTAACATCATTCCCTCCAGGACTCGAAGGCGTACCCATCAGCCCAGCCTTAAGATATCTGATGATCCCGTTAAACCTGATGCTTAA
- the LOC132623326 gene encoding B3 domain-containing transcription factor FUS3 isoform X1 encodes MNIAQMSVSSLPWMYIWSQNARPTNLILFGHNYTNLHPLTENSIFQYHKKRGKSTDTHKEKRERKGKQKAFYSSRSSIGLEVIMAMMEITEAYGVLADGNASFVVGDMTNTNTSPPMNNVVGATPQSTKRSRSQRRRRSSLNFGSLDFPSFPSHVPPPPPPLPLARALEPTGFRFLFDKQLHNSDVSSLRRIVVPKKAAEEYLPALEIKEGFPITMDDMDGIHVWTFRYRYWPNNSSRMYVLENTGDFVQRHGLRQGDYFALHYNDQKQIYGIEARKAGSGAVFRGYEAEDMILTDYGQAAGDGNQVLMNEPEMDMSSFYFPAMDNEMGMSFIYDTSFWNEPAFDFVGGPTTYYSTNVFPMPSFGSIEDSFSVDDFY; translated from the exons ATGAACATTGCACAAATGTCAGTCTCATCACTGCCATGGATGTACATTTGGTCGCAAAACGCCAGACCCACTAATCTCATCCTCTTTGGTCATAATTACACTAACCTCCACCCACTCACCGAAAACTCCATTTTTCAATATCACAAAAAGAGAGGAAAGAGTACAGACACACacaaagaaaaaagagagagaaaaggaaagCAGAAGGCTTTTTACAGTAGCAGAAGCAGCATTGGCTTGGAGGTGATTATGGCGATGATGGAGATTACCGAGGCGTATGGTGTGTTGGCAGATGGAAATGCATCATTTGTTGTAGGGGACATGACCAACACTAACACTAGTCCTCCTATGAATAATGTTGTTGGGGCTACTCCTCAAAGCACCAAAAGAAGTCGCAGCCAGAGGCGTAGGCGCTCTTCCCTCAACTTCGGCTCCCTGGATTTTCCATCCTTCCCTTCCCACGTGCCACCACCTCCTCCTCCTTTGCCCCTCGCACGT GCACTTGAACCAACAGGGTTCAGATTTCTCTTTGACAAGCAGCTTCATAACAGTGATGTCAGCTCCCTGAGGAGAATCGTTGTGCCCAAG AAAGCAGCTGAGGAATATCTTCCAGCTCTTGAGATCAAGGAAGGGTTTCCCATCACCATGGATGACATGGACGGTATCCATGTTTGGACTTTCAGATACAG GTATTGGCCAAATAACAGCAGCCGAATGTATGTGCTGGAAAATACTG GTGACTTTGTCCAAAGACATGGATTGCGCCAAGGAGACTACTTTGCACTCCACTACAATGATCAAAAGCAGATATAT GGCATTGAAGCAAGGAAAGCTGGAAGTGGAGCAGTATTCCGTGGTTATGAAGCGGAGGACATGATTTTAACTGATTATGGACAGGCTGCAGGTGATGGGAATCAGGTGCTTATGAATGAACCAGAAATGGATATGTCCAGCTTTTACTTCCCTGCAATGGACAATGAGATGGGCATGTCCTTCATTTATGATACCAGCTTCTGGAACGAGCCAGCCTTCGATTTTGTAGGGGGTCCTACGACCTATTACTCAACTAATGTGTTCCCAATGCCAAGCTTTGGATCCATTGAAGACAGCTTCTCTGTTGATGATTTCTATTGA
- the LOC132623326 gene encoding B3 domain-containing transcription factor FUS3 isoform X2, giving the protein MIKICFICVHFVKDNEAENLIILNGAENLIILLKQTNCSEFLNISVKMFDVYLSILCSVVHLIHSHLFLALEPTGFRFLFDKQLHNSDVSSLRRIVVPKKAAEEYLPALEIKEGFPITMDDMDGIHVWTFRYRYWPNNSSRMYVLENTGDFVQRHGLRQGDYFALHYNDQKQIYGIEARKAGSGAVFRGYEAEDMILTDYGQAAGDGNQVLMNEPEMDMSSFYFPAMDNEMGMSFIYDTSFWNEPAFDFVGGPTTYYSTNVFPMPSFGSIEDSFSVDDFY; this is encoded by the exons ATGATAAAAATCTGTTTTATATGTGTTCACTTCGTAAAAGACAATGAAGCTGAAAATTTAATCATTCTCAATGGAGCTGAAAATTTAATCATTCTGTTGAAGCAAACTAATTGCAGTGAATTCTTGAACATTTCGGTGAAAATGTTTGATGTTTATTTATCTATCCTTTGCAGTGTAGTTCATTTGATTCATTCCCATCTCTTTCTG GCACTTGAACCAACAGGGTTCAGATTTCTCTTTGACAAGCAGCTTCATAACAGTGATGTCAGCTCCCTGAGGAGAATCGTTGTGCCCAAG AAAGCAGCTGAGGAATATCTTCCAGCTCTTGAGATCAAGGAAGGGTTTCCCATCACCATGGATGACATGGACGGTATCCATGTTTGGACTTTCAGATACAG GTATTGGCCAAATAACAGCAGCCGAATGTATGTGCTGGAAAATACTG GTGACTTTGTCCAAAGACATGGATTGCGCCAAGGAGACTACTTTGCACTCCACTACAATGATCAAAAGCAGATATAT GGCATTGAAGCAAGGAAAGCTGGAAGTGGAGCAGTATTCCGTGGTTATGAAGCGGAGGACATGATTTTAACTGATTATGGACAGGCTGCAGGTGATGGGAATCAGGTGCTTATGAATGAACCAGAAATGGATATGTCCAGCTTTTACTTCCCTGCAATGGACAATGAGATGGGCATGTCCTTCATTTATGATACCAGCTTCTGGAACGAGCCAGCCTTCGATTTTGTAGGGGGTCCTACGACCTATTACTCAACTAATGTGTTCCCAATGCCAAGCTTTGGATCCATTGAAGACAGCTTCTCTGTTGATGATTTCTATTGA
- the LOC132625179 gene encoding mitochondrial phosphate carrier protein 3, mitochondrial, which produces MENSRRRSLLPSFLYSPTSSFTPKTLSVPENPNVANKSFLIPAPSEPGKIEMYSPQFYAACTFGGILSCGLTHMAVTPLDLVKCNMQIDPAKYKSISSGFGVLLKEQGARGFFRGWVPTLLGYSAQGACKFGFYEFFKKYYSDLAGAENAVKYKTLIYLAGSASAEVIADIALCPFEAVKVRVQTQPGFARGLSDGMPKFVRAEGTMGLYKGLVPLWGRQIPYTMMKFASFETIVELIYKHAVPKPKNECSKPMQLGISFAGGYIAGVFCAIVSHPADNLVSFLNNAKGATVGDAVKKMGVLGLFTRGLPLRIVMIGTLTGAQWGIYDAFKVFVGLPTTGGAPPVAPADSEVAKV; this is translated from the exons ATGGAGAACTCACGCCGTCGGTCTCTTCTCCCAAGCTTCCTCTACTCACCAACATCTTCCTTCACTCCCAAAACCCTTTCTGTCCCTGAAAACCCCAATGTTGCCAACAAGAGCTTCCTCATCCCCGCACCTAGCGAGCCTGGCAAGATCGAGATGTACTCTCCTCAGTTCTATGCTGCCTGCACCTTTGGTGGTATCCTCAGTTGTGGACTCACTCACATGGCTGTCACTCCTCTTGATCTCGTCAAATGTAACATGCAG ATTGACCCAGCTAAATACAAGAGCATATCATCTGGATTTGGGGTGCTGCTTAAGGAGCAAGGTGCCAGGGGATTCTTCAGGGGATGGGTTCCAACCCTTTTAGGTTACAGTGCTCAGGGTGCATGCAAGTTCGGATTCTATGAGTTCTTCAAGAAGTACTACTCTGACCTTGCCGGAGCAGAAAATGCTGTAAAGTACAAGACTCTGATATACCTTGCTGGTTCTGCATCTGCTGAAGTGATTGCAGATATTGCTCTTTGCCCATTTGAAGCTGTAAAGGTTCGTGTTCAGACACAGCCTGGTTTTGCTAGGGGATTGTCAGATGGAATGCCGAAATTTGTTAGAGCTGAAGGCACCATGGG CCTGTACAAAGGTTTGGTTCCTCTTTGGGGGCGTCAAATTCCAT ATACTATGATGAAGTTTGCGTCCTTTGAGACTATTGTGGAGTTGATCTACAAGCATGCAGTCCCAAAGCCTAAAAATGAGTGCAGCAAACCTATGCAACTTGGTATTAGCTTTGCTGGTGGATATATAGCTGGTGTCTTCTGTGCTATTGTATCCCATCCTGCAGACAATCTTGTCTCATTCCTCAATAATGCCAAGGGTGCAACTGTTGGTGAT GCCGTGAAGAAGATGGGAGTATTGGGTCTCTTTACCCGTGGGCTCCCTCTACGTATTGTCATGATTGGAACTCTTACTGGTGCTCAATGGGGAATCTATGATGCTTTCAAGGTTTTTGTTGGGCT GCCAACAACTGGTGGAGCTCCTCCTGTAGCACCTGCTGACTCCGAAGTTGCAAAGGTGTAG